Genomic segment of Peribacillus frigoritolerans:
CCCGAAAAGCCAGTGGTATCATTTTTAATCAATGTGGCCTGGGGGAATGAATTCTTACAAGATATGTTGGCCGTGTTAAAAAAGAATAATGTCAAGGCCACATTTTTCCTTGAAGGTAATTGGACCAAGAAAAACCCAGATTTGGCCAAGATGATTAAGGGTGGCGGGCACGAAATTGGAAATCATTCTTATTCACATCCCGATATGAAAAACATATCCGCACAAGCTACACGTGAGGAAATTCGAAAAACGAACGAAGTCATTGAAGCTGTGACAGGTTTGAAAATGAAATGGTTCGCACCACCAAGTGGAAGCTATCGGGACGAAACGGTGAAAATAGCGGATTCTTTCGGTATGGAGACCGTCATGTGGAGTGTGGATACAATCGACTGGCAAAAGCCAAGCCCTGAAGTCCTTCAACAAAGAGTGCTTTCTAAGGTACACCCCGGAGCATTTATATTGATGCATCCGACGGAATC
This window contains:
- a CDS encoding polysaccharide deacetylase family protein, with translation MNNKWKQIVAISAIAGISWLLVQNPYTQIYLTQLTDDSVASMKQEDELLLQIKESTKKYEIAPQDARIDSVWKTVPAYNGLKVNIDDSYKAMKKEGVFDKDKLVFQQVPAKIHMEDLDPAPIYRAHPEKPVVSFLINVAWGNEFLQDMLAVLKKNNVKATFFLEGNWTKKNPDLAKMIKGGGHEIGNHSYSHPDMKNISAQATREEIRKTNEVIEAVTGLKMKWFAPPSGSYRDETVKIADSFGMETVMWSVDTIDWQKPSPEVLQQRVLSKVHPGAFILMHPTESTAKSLETLIIEIKKKDLDVVTVSEAVDEERSNP